CGCTGATCCAGAAGAAGGTGGCGTTCAAAGACCTGGGGCTGGCGGTGGTCGATGAGCAACACCGCTTTGGCGTAATGCAGCGTCTAGAATTACAACAGAAGGGTACCCAGCCGCACGTGCTGGTGATGAGCGCCACCCCGATCCCGCGCACACTGGCCTTGACGCTTTATGGCGATCTGGACGTATCGGTGATCGATGAGCTGCCACCGGGCCGAAAGGAAATCAAGACCAAATGGCTCAGCCCCAGGCAGCGGCAAAGCGGGTACCAGTTCGTGCGCAAGCAAATCAGAGAAGGACGCCAGGCATTCATCGTCTGTCCGCTGGTGGAGGAATCGGAGAACATCGAGGCCAAAGCCGCCACCACTGAATACGAGCGTCTCTCCAGAGAAGTCTTCCCCGATCTTAAACTGGGGCTGTTGCACGGTCGCATGTCCGCCACGGAAAAAGAAGAGGTGATGGGCCGGTTCCGGGACCGGGAGATCGATATCCTGGTATCGACTTCGGTAGTCGAGGTGGGAGTGGACATTCCCAATGCCACGGTGATGCTGGTGGAAGGCGCAGATCGGTTCGGGCTCTCTCAACTGCACCAGTTCCGGGGACGGGTCTTCCGAAGCAGCTATCAAAGCTATTGCATGCTCCTCTCCGAAAATCCGTCCCCCGAAGCCAGGGAGCGGCTGTCCCTGATGGAGCAAATCCACGACGGCTTCCGGCTGGCTGAGGAGGATTTGAGACTGCGAGGCCCCGGAGAGTTCTTCGGCACCCGCCAGAGCGGCCTCCCCGACCTCAAAATGGCCCGCCTCACCGATGTTCGTCTCCTGGATCTGGCCCGCAGAGAGGCCATGCGGCTGTTTGAAATCGATCCCCGTCTGGAAAAGCCGGAGCATCAGGCACTGTCCAGAGAGGTGGCCCGATTGTGGGCAGGAGCAGAGGAAAGGGAGCCCTGAATCTCACCTGTCCAACAGAGGATGAAAACGGCGATTGTCAAATACAATCGCTGCTGATCAAGCCATCACTGACAGGCAAGCGACTCGGGCCTGAATATGTCTGCTACGCACTCAGCTGATGCCGTATAGTCTGTAAATTCGGCAGCCCATCCGTTGAGCCAGGAGGTTTGGCTAGCCGGTATCCTATGCCCGGTTCGGAGACGATCAACCGGGGGTTGTCCGGCGAATCGCCCAGCTTGACTCGAAGACGACCGACATAGGCAGTCAGATAATCGTTTCCATCGGCATAATCTTTTCCCCACACAGTCTCTACCAGAACCTGGTTCGATACGATTTGGCCCACATTTCTAGCCAGGAAAAACAGGAGATTATGCTCTGTGGGAGTCAGTGGAACTTCTCTTCCCTTCACGCGTACTCGATTGGCAGCAAAATCGATGCACACCGTTCCCAAGTGAAGGGCCTGTTTGGTTTGATCCAACCCGCCCACATCGGAACGCCGCAGTACGGCTTTCACCCGGGCGATCAGCTCGGTGTGGCTGAAAGGCTTGGTGACATAGTCATCCGCTCCGGCATCGAGGCCCTCGATCTTGTCGATTTCCCTTCCTCTCGCTGTCAGCATCACAATGGGCACGTCCGAAAACAGGCGGATCTTGCGGCAAACCTCAATCCCGTCGAGGTCCGGTAAGCCGACATCGAGAATGACGATATCGGGGCATTCTGTCTCCGCCATGTCGATGCCCTTGCGACCCCGGCTGGCACAAGAAACCTGTGCACCCCCCCAGCGAAGTTGGAAGCACAGAGAAACGGCCTCGGCTATCTCCGGTTCATCTTCGATGATCAGTACTTTCATTCTCTGGTTACTTCCCGTTGGATTATCCAAGGCTCCCCTGGATTAATAGAACTTCGTTAACCTTTTATGCCGGTTTGGATCGACTCAGGCGCCGGCACAGCATGGCTCAGGGAGGCCTCAACATCCCGCACGAATTCCGCCCTCTCAGCAATAGGAATGGTGAAGCTGAAACGGGAACCGCGTCCCTCCTCACTCTCTACCCAAATCTTACCCCCGTGCTGCTCGATAATCTTCTTCGCGATCGCCAGCCCCAGACCGACCCCTTTACTCCTTCGTTTCCTGGCGCTCTCCAACCGTTGGAATCGTTCAAACACAGAATGCAGGGCCTCCTTCGGGATGCCTATACCCTGATCGGCAACATCGACTTTGAGTTTTCCGTCAACCCGACCGGCCTCAAGGGTGATCCGGGTTCCTTTGTCAGAATAGGCCGCCGCGTTGGCGATCAAATTCGTAATCACCTGTCCGATGCGCACCTCGTCCGTGTTGACGGCAGGGAGATCTGACGGCACATTGATCTCAAAGCGATGTTCCCTGGTCAGCGTCTGAAGCTGATGATCGATCTGGCCCAGTATGGAGGACAGTCTACTTTGCTTGACGTCCAGTTTCATGGTGCCTGCCTCCATCTGCGACATCTCAATGAGGTCATTGACGATATGGGTGAGCCTGTCGACAGACTGGCAGATCTCCTGCAGGAATTCCATCTGCGTCTCATCATCCCACTTAACGTCCGGTTGGATCAGGGTACTGGCCAGCCCTTTGATCGCGGTAAGAGGCGTTCGCAGTTCGTGTGAGACACTGGCGAGGAGAACTGTCTTGAGTCTATCCATCTCCTCCAGGACTTTCAGTCGAGCCCTCTCATTTTCCGCCCGCTTCTGATCGGTGATGTCCACCACGATAGCTCGAACTCCCCGGATCTGGCGGTCTCTTAGAAGCGGGCCGGGGTAAACCATAATGGGAAAGGATGTCTTATCTTTTCGGATCGCCACAAATTCAGTCGATCTGAGTTCTTGCCCCTCCAGGATCTGATGCATCTGTTGCATTACCCGGGTGTGGTCTTCATCGGCCACCAGATCAAGGACATTTACGCCTGCTTGCAGATTGATCTCCGCGTAGCCGAACATCTTCAAGCCAGCCGGGTTGATATAGGTGACGTTGCCCGATTCATTCATTTCGGTAAGACACTGAGGCAACAATTCGCACATCTGCCGGAATCGCCTCTCGCTCTCCACCAGTTGTTTTTGCATCTGGCCGCGGTAAATCCCCATCTCTATGGCGATGTTCAGATCTCTGTCCTGAAATGGTTTGACCAAGTATCCCATGGGTGCGGTAATCTTCGCCCGCTGGACGGTTTGCTGATCGGCATAGGCCGTCAGGTAGATCACCGGAATATCCTGCCGGGCTCGAATTGCCGCCGCGGTCTCTATGCCGTCCATGCCTCCATTGATGCGGATATCCATCAGAATCAGGTCGGGAGCCAGTTCCGCAGCCAGCCGGATGGCATCCTTGCCGTTATGGGCGACCGCCGGAACCACGTACCCGAGATCCCGTAGCCGCATCTGAATATCCTTGGACACAATCGCTTCGTCTTCAACAACCAGAACACAGATGTCTCCCATAATTCACCTCTCATCAAGATGGATCGCCCTGCGGAATGGTGATCCTGAATGTGGTTCCAAGGGTCCTGTCCACCTCGACCGACGCACTCAGTTGGGAGGAGAGACTGGTCACCAGTTGCAGCCCCAGCGTCTCGGTATTGTAGATATCCAGGCCCTCAGGTAATCCGATGCCATTGTCAGCCACCACTAAAGTCAGATGGTGATCGCTCGTCATGGCCACCCGAATATCGATTGCCGGAGCATATTTATTGGAAGGATCCCTTTGCCAACCCTCCGGGAAGGCATATTTCAGCGAGTTGGTGATCAGCTCGTTGACCATCAGCCCGCACGGCACCGCTGTGTCAATGCTCAAGAAGATGTTCTCCGCATGCAGATTCAGCGCAATCCCACTCGAGCCATTGGCATACGTCCTGATGAGATTATCGGCCAGACTACGGAGGTACTGCTTGAAGTCGATCTTCGCCAAATCACCAGAGCGATACAACTGCTCGTGGATCAGCGCCATCGACTGAACCCGTCTCCCGCTTTCCTCGAACAGCAACCGAGCCTCCTGATCAGTGATGCTGCGTTTCTGCAGATTCAGCAGGCTGGCGATAATCTGAAGGTTGTTCTTCACCCGGTGATGGATTTCCTTCAGCAGAACCTCCCGCTCGGCAATTCTCTCCTCCAGCACTGCGTTCTTCTGGTGGAGATCCTGTTGGGAGCGTTTCAGCGCGTCAGTCATTGCGCTGAACGATCGGGATAACTGTCCGACTTCATCATTTGACGACGATTCCACCGGGTAATCCCAATCCCCTTTCATGATCTGCTCCGCCCCCTTTCGCAGTCTGACAATGGGGACGGATATTGCCCTGGACAGAAAGACGGCCATTACATTGCATAACACCAGCAGGCCGAGCATCGCTATCAGAATCGTCCGAGTCAAATCCCCAACCGGTTTCACGATTTCGGCATGGTTCTTCTCCACCACCATCGTCCAGGGAGTCCCGGGTATCTGGTGATATACCCCGAGAACACTGTCGCCCATGTAGTTATGGGAGGAGACGACGGCATATTGCGTTTCATCGCCGATACCAGGCGACACAGATACCTGCTGCTTGAGTACCGCATCCTGAAGAAATCGCGAAGGGGTAAGCATCAGCCCTTCTTCATCGATGAGGTACACCTCGCCGGTGTCTCCCAGGCCGCTTTTATCGCCGGTGATGAAGTTGAGTTCGTCTTGCCCGCCCAAATACACCATCACGCCTTTCAACTGGTTCCCCGCGAAAAACGGGGCCGACACTCCCAGCACGAAAGTGTCGTTAGCCAAGGCTTCCGATTGGATATCAGGCCGGAGCAGTGAAAATCTGCCGATATAGGGCCCTTCCCTGCCTTTGAGATAAACGTCCTGACGCCGCATATCAATAAAGTCCCATTCCATGTCGCTCAGATCAATACTGCGCCAGTTAAGGGTGTTCAGGTTAACCTTGCTGAGATCAATCTTGCTGAGATCGAATTTGGTCCAATCCACATTGCTCAAGTCAACCTGGCTTAAGTCGACCCGGCTGATATCGACCTGGCTCCAGTCCAGTCGGGCGAAGTCAACCTGGCCCAGATCAAGGCGCGACCAATCGATCTGGCTATAATCCACTTTTGACCAATCGATCTCAGTTGGATCAACAGCCGACCAGTCGATCTGACTGTAGTCCACCGCAGCCCAGTCTGATATGATCTGATTCGCGGGACTCTGGCCAGCCTGGTCCTCTGCGCGAACCGATGATGCCACCACATATCCCTCCGCAGCCACGTACAATGCCTGCCAGACATAAGTGCTGGAGGCGGTGATACTTTGCACGATGGTGCGAATCGAACCGTCATCTGCGAAAGAGAAGGCCGTCTCGCGTTGCCCAGCCTCCAGTCCGGTATAGTACAGGGTTGCCTGATCGGCCAGCACCTGAACATTAGCCAGCTGGTAATCCACAAAATTCTGGACACTGCGGGCCCGCGATTGCGATATGGTTAACAGGTTGTCCTTTGCCTCACGCGTGAGAGCGTCACTGGCTATCTGCCTTCCGATGAAGGCAGCTGTGCTTCCTGAGAGCACTGCCGCTGTCAGAACCACAAGGAGAATCTTGTTGCTGATGCGCATTTTATTGACTCATGTCAATTGCTGACGAGTGAACTGCGGGCACTATGCTCTCTGATAGAGTAAACACCAGCAAAAGCTTGAATGCCTCAGTTGTTGTCGACAGACCTTGAATATAGGGTCCATAGATACTAGAGTAAGCTAGAACTTGACAATAAGAAACCGTGTGGGCCCGGCAATCTTGTGGGGGCTTCCCCTGAATTTTGGCTGTGTACCTTCAGAACAGGCGTGGCTGATGAGAATGACGTTCTCCACCGCTGTCTTCATCAACGCAATGCAGGTGCTCTACAAGATGGGGACTCCATCGGTGCAAAGATGGTGATCCCCCTCTGTACCCTCACCCCAGGTGAACGGTGACTCAGTGTGCTAAAATAGCTACAAACTACGGACTCGGGAGCCTCTGGTCACGGGCAAGGAGAATCTTCGCACCAGCGATGATGGGCACGTGGCAGGGGTCCTCAGAAGGGGGAAAGAATGCAGTTGGAAGGCAGTCAAACAGAGCGGAATCTACGAAACCTCCTGGCGGGTGAGCTTCAAGCCTATTTCAAATATACTCGGATGGCGCAGGTGGCCAAGGAGGCAGGACAACAACCGGTGGCCGATATATTTGCGGCCACAGCCCAAAACGAAATGGAGCATGCCATCCACTGTTTCAGACTTCAGGGTGGGCTGAAAGATATTCAGTCCAGTCTGAAAGCAGCAATACGGCAAGAACATGAGGAAGCCGTGAATATTTATCCCGAAGCGGCCAAAATTGCCGAAAAAGAGGGGTTTGCCAAGATTGCCGACTTTTTCCGGAAGATGGGGAAAACTGAAAACACTCATGAGGACCATTTTGCCCGGATTTTGGAAACCCTGGAGTCCGGTGGTCAAATAAAGGGCAGAACCGTGGGGCATTCCGCAACGTATATGGCCCAGATTATGCTGCCGAATCAGACCAATCCTGCCGGCAATGTCCACGGCGGCGAACTCATGAAGATGATGGACAATGCCGCCGGTGTGGCAGCTGCCCGTCACTGCAACAATCCGGTGGTAACGGCCAAGGTAGATGATCTTCAGTTCTTGGTCCCGGTGAAGGTTGGCGACGTAGTGATCCTCCATTCTCGACTCGTGTTTGCCAGCCGTTCCTCTATGACGGTCAGGGTAGAAGTGGAAGTGGAAAAACTCTACACCGAAAAACGCATCCATGCCCTCACAGCCAGTTTTATCATGGTCGCTCTGAACAAAGATGGAGGCGCGATTGAAGTGCCGCCGCTGATTATCAGTACCGAGGAAGAGAGGATCCTATTTGAGGAAGCCAAGGCAGAATATGAGGCCAGAAGGGCAGGGGCTGTCCCAAAGAAAGAGGCGGCAAGGGGATGACTGTTCCAGTCATCTTTCACCCTTCCGGCGAAGGCGCTAGCCATGAATCGCTGTCTACGAATGAAGCGTCTGTATTGCTTACTCAACCGCCCACTTGTATAATGAGAAACGTTTTCCCATGATCAGACAGAGAATCACCCAACTACTGGAGCAGGCTGCTCTTCAGGCGCAGGTCGAAGGACTGATACCGCAAGTTTCCTTGCCGGAAATCCTCCTCGAACATCCGCAAAACCCGGAACACGGGGATTATGCGGCAACGGTTGCCCTAAAGCTGGCGCGGGTAGCCAAGATGAACCCCCTGGGTATCGCCGAAGCTATTGTCAAAGCCCTGCCTCCTGTCATCGAAGGCGTCGATAAAGTAACCGTTCTGCGCCCCGGATTCATCAACTTTGTGTTGACCAGGGATTGGTTAACTGGGCACGTTGATGAGATCATCAACCAGGCAGAGCGCTACGGCGATTCGTCTCTGGGGAAAGGCTCCCGAATACAGTTGGAGTTTGTCTCCGTCAATCCCACCGGACCGCTCCATGTGGGTCATGGACGGGGAGCAGTGCTGGGCAGCACGCTTGCCAGAGTCCTGAGCGCCGCCGGATACACCGTGGAGAAAGAATACTACATCAACGACGCCGGCAATCAGATCTTCAATTTTTTTGCCTCCCTTCATGCCCGCTATCTGAAGGTGCTGGGTCAGCCTGCACAGCTACCGGAAGACGGGTATCGCGGAGAGTACGTGATTGAAATCGCCCGCGAGATCGTGAAGGAAAAAGGCGATCGCTTCCTCAAACTGGACCCCAAGGAAGCCATTAAGACAGTGGGCCGGATTGGGTTCGATAAAGTCATCGCCGCCATCAAAGACGATCTGAAGCTTCTGGACGTGGAGTTCGATGTCTGGTTCAGCGAACAGACGCTTTACGATTCCGGCCAGTTCGAGCGCGTCCTGGCTTTGCTCAAGAAGGACAACCACGTCGAAGAAAGGGAGGGGGCGCTCTGGTTCGTCTCCACCGGGCTGGGCGAGGATAAAGACAACGTTCTGATTCGCTCCAGCGGAGTCCCCACCTATTTTGCCGCCGACATTGCCTATCACCACAACAAGTTTGTGGAACGGGGATTCGACCGGGTCATCGATGTCTGGGGCGCCGATCACCAGGGACATGTTTCCCGGATGAAAACCGCTATTGGAGCGCTGGGAATCGATCCGTCCCGGCTGGAAATCCTGATCTCCCAGATGGTCAGCCTGCGCCGAGGCGAAGAGGTGGTCAAGGTTTCCAAGCGCACCGGGCAACTTATCACGTTGCGAGAAGTCGTCGAAGAGGTGGGCCCGGACGTCTGCCGTTTCTTCTTCCTCTCCCGATCGGCATCCAGCCAGATGGATTTCGATCTGGAACTGGCCAAACAGGAATCGATGGACAATCCGGTATATTATGTCCAGTACGGGCATGCGCGCATCGCCGGCATCCTTCGACTCGCCCAAGAAAAGGGACTCGACTACACCCGGGGAGATGTAACGCTTCTAACCGATGACGCCGAATTGGAGCTGATCAAGAAATTGATCCTCCTGCCGGAAATCATCGAGCTGGCGGCAACCGGCCTTGAGCCTCACCACCTCCCTCACTACGCCCAGGACATGGCCACCGCCTTCCACAATTTCTACGAAAAATGCCGCGTGATCACTGAGGACGAGCCCCGGACGTTAGCCCGGTTGAAGCTAATGGAAGCCGCACGAATCGTTCTGGCCAAGACGCTCCGACTGATGGGGATGAACACCCCGGAGCGAATGTGAACCCGCGATATCTGTAGCGAGAGTTTAAGACTCTTCCCCTACATCACCTTCGCCTGCCGCATGATCCGGACCATTCCCACAGCGTACTCGTACCGGTCCGTGAACCAGGCAAGCTGATCTGGCGGCACCTTTCCCTTGATCTTAGCCGGCACACCGGTGAGAAAGGAACGAGCAGGAATTACTTTGCCTGTGGCAGTAACCACCGCGCCAGCCGCTATGAGGCAATCCTCTTCGATCTCCACATCCTCCAGCACGCATGAATTGGTGCCGATGAGCACATTGTTCCCGATGCGCTTCCCATGAACCACTGCCCCATGCCCGATGACCACGTTGTCCCCTACAATCAGAGGCGAGTAACGCCCCGTCGGTATCTCATGAGGGCTTCCGGCATGAAGCACACAGTTGTCCTCCACCAGCACCCACCTGCCGATCTTGATCATGCCTACGTCGCCCCGGATCACCGCCCCGGGAAACACGATGGTATATTCGCCGATCTCCACATCGCCGATAACATGTGCCGACGGATGAACAAAGGCAGATTCGGCAATCCTCGGCGCTTTACCGTCCCATATCTCGATCATCTTCAGATTGACTCTCCTTGCCCGTGTTGTCTCCTTTATGTTAGACTTCTCTAGAGAAATTGACAAGAATGGCTGTCTAAACCCCCTCAATCCCCCTTTAGCAAAAGGGGGAAGCAAGTTCGGGAGGGGGACACCCCCAAACCCCCGGCAGGAAGTATCCTGCACCTCTTTATGGGAGGCTTCTTGCAACAAGGGGGGAATGTGAAATGCGGGGACAGCCTGAAGGATGTTGGAGATGAAAGGACGCGTATTTTCCGGGGCCAGGCCTACCGGAAAACAGCATATCGGAAACTATCTGGGCGCTATCCAGAATTATGTAAAGCTGCAGGACGACTACGAATGCATCTACTGCATCGTCGATATCCATGCCCTGACCACCCTGGAGGACGTCAGTCAGTTGCAGAACAATATCCGCGAAATGATGCTCGACTGGCTGGCCGCCGGGCTCGATCCCCAGAAGAGCATACTCTTCGTTCAGTCGCACGTGCCCCAGGTGATGGAACTCCACACCTTGCTCAGCATGGTCACGCCCCTGAGCTGGCTGCTTCGCGTGCCCACCTTCAAGGAAAAGGCCCGGCAGCAGCCCCAGAATGTCAATTACGGATTGGTGGGCTATCCAGTTCTCCAGACGGCTGATATCGTGCTTTACAAGGCCGATACCGTTCCCGTTGGAGAGGATCAACTGCCTCATCTGGAACTGGCTCGCGAGATCGTGCGGCGGTTCAATATGCTGTTCAAACCCGTTTTTCCCGAACCCCAGGCCAAGCTGACCAACTATCGCACCGTCGTCGGACTGGACGGTGCAAGCAAGATGAGCAAGAGCCTAGATAATCACCTCGAACTGGCGGCTACCCCCGAAGAAACAGCCAAGCGCATCTCCGGGGCTTTCACCGATCCGGAGCGCAAATTCCGCAAGGACCCCGGACGTCCCGAGGTCTGCAATGTTTATACGCTCCACGGCTTCTACAACCCTGATCGGCAGGAAGAAATCGGGCGGGGATGCCGCGGCGCAGCCATCGGGTGTGTGGATTGCAAGAAGCTGCTGGCTCAGGGCATCAACACAGCAATGGAACCATTCCGCGAAAGAAGAGCTGCATTCGCCGCCAGATCCGGCTATGTGGAAGAGGTAGCCGCCGATGGCGCCAAGCGGGCTGATCTCATCGCCAGGGAAACCCTCCGGGAAGTCAAAGAGGCAATGTGTCTGCTATGAAGCCTACCCACCTGCCTACCTCCCGGAGCGGACTTGATCCTCTGAGCGTAGCCACCCAAGCCGCCCGAGATGCCGGGGATATCCTCAAAAGCTATTTCTCAAACAAGAAAGAAATACAAAGCAAGGGGAACAGAAACCTGGTCACCAATGCCGATCTTCTGGCGGAGAAAAGTGTCCTGGCGCGGCTCAAGGATGAATACCCCGAGCACAGCATCCTCTGTGAGGAATCGGGGAAAAGCGATAAGTCGAGCCCATACTGCTGGATCATCGATCCTCTGGACGGCACCACCAACTATGCTTTCGGCATCCCTCTTTTTGCTGTATCCATCGCCCTGGCTTATAGAGATGTTCCTGTGGTAGGTGTCGTCTACGACCCCTTGAGGAACGAAATGTTCCGCGCTGAGAAAGGAAAAGGGGCGTTTTTGAACGATTCCGCCATCTCCGTGAAGCGAGAGCAGGACCTCAAGATGAAGATCATCGGCCTGGACCTCGGTTACGATGACGCCAAGACCAAGGAGTTACTCTCAAAGGTGCTCAGCCTGTGGTCGGCGGATACTACCTTTCGCATCACCGGGTCGTCTGCGCTAGGACTAACCTACGTGGCCTGCGGTCGGCTGAGCGTCTACTTTCATCGCAGCCTCTATCCGTGGGATATGGCCGCCGCAATGCTGCTGATACGGGAAGCAGGGGGAATCGCCACCGACTGGCAGGGAAACCCTTCCTCCGTCTGGGAT
The Dehalococcoidia bacterium genome window above contains:
- a CDS encoding helicase-related protein produces the protein LIQKKVAFKDLGLAVVDEQHRFGVMQRLELQQKGTQPHVLVMSATPIPRTLALTLYGDLDVSVIDELPPGRKEIKTKWLSPRQRQSGYQFVRKQIREGRQAFIVCPLVEESENIEAKAATTEYERLSREVFPDLKLGLLHGRMSATEKEEVMGRFRDREIDILVSTSVVEVGVDIPNATVMLVEGADRFGLSQLHQFRGRVFRSSYQSYCMLLSENPSPEARERLSLMEQIHDGFRLAEEDLRLRGPGEFFGTRQSGLPDLKMARLTDVRLLDLARREAMRLFEIDPRLEKPEHQALSREVARLWAGAEEREP
- a CDS encoding response regulator transcription factor, yielding MKVLIIEDEPEIAEAVSLCFQLRWGGAQVSCASRGRKGIDMAETECPDIVILDVGLPDLDGIEVCRKIRLFSDVPIVMLTARGREIDKIEGLDAGADDYVTKPFSHTELIARVKAVLRRSDVGGLDQTKQALHLGTVCIDFAANRVRVKGREVPLTPTEHNLLFFLARNVGQIVSNQVLVETVWGKDYADGNDYLTAYVGRLRVKLGDSPDNPRLIVSEPGIGYRLAKPPGSTDGLPNLQTIRHQLSA
- a CDS encoding ATP-binding protein, with protein sequence MGDICVLVVEDEAIVSKDIQMRLRDLGYVVPAVAHNGKDAIRLAAELAPDLILMDIRINGGMDGIETAAAIRARQDIPVIYLTAYADQQTVQRAKITAPMGYLVKPFQDRDLNIAIEMGIYRGQMQKQLVESERRFRQMCELLPQCLTEMNESGNVTYINPAGLKMFGYAEINLQAGVNVLDLVADEDHTRVMQQMHQILEGQELRSTEFVAIRKDKTSFPIMVYPGPLLRDRQIRGVRAIVVDITDQKRAENERARLKVLEEMDRLKTVLLASVSHELRTPLTAIKGLASTLIQPDVKWDDETQMEFLQEICQSVDRLTHIVNDLIEMSQMEAGTMKLDVKQSRLSSILGQIDHQLQTLTREHRFEINVPSDLPAVNTDEVRIGQVITNLIANAAAYSDKGTRITLEAGRVDGKLKVDVADQGIGIPKEALHSVFERFQRLESARKRRSKGVGLGLAIAKKIIEQHGGKIWVESEEGRGSRFSFTIPIAERAEFVRDVEASLSHAVPAPESIQTGIKG
- a CDS encoding histidine kinase dimerization/phosphoacceptor domain -containing protein, which produces MRISNKILLVVLTAAVLSGSTAAFIGRQIASDALTREAKDNLLTISQSRARSVQNFVDYQLANVQVLADQATLYYTGLEAGQRETAFSFADDGSIRTIVQSITASSTYVWQALYVAAEGYVVASSVRAEDQAGQSPANQIISDWAAVDYSQIDWSAVDPTEIDWSKVDYSQIDWSRLDLGQVDFARLDWSQVDISRVDLSQVDLSNVDWTKFDLSKIDLSKVNLNTLNWRSIDLSDMEWDFIDMRRQDVYLKGREGPYIGRFSLLRPDIQSEALANDTFVLGVSAPFFAGNQLKGVMVYLGGQDELNFITGDKSGLGDTGEVYLIDEEGLMLTPSRFLQDAVLKQQVSVSPGIGDETQYAVVSSHNYMGDSVLGVYHQIPGTPWTMVVEKNHAEIVKPVGDLTRTILIAMLGLLVLCNVMAVFLSRAISVPIVRLRKGAEQIMKGDWDYPVESSSNDEVGQLSRSFSAMTDALKRSQQDLHQKNAVLEERIAEREVLLKEIHHRVKNNLQIIASLLNLQKRSITDQEARLLFEESGRRVQSMALIHEQLYRSGDLAKIDFKQYLRSLADNLIRTYANGSSGIALNLHAENIFLSIDTAVPCGLMVNELITNSLKYAFPEGWQRDPSNKYAPAIDIRVAMTSDHHLTLVVADNGIGLPEGLDIYNTETLGLQLVTSLSSQLSASVEVDRTLGTTFRITIPQGDPS
- a CDS encoding hotdog domain-containing protein, which gives rise to MQLEGSQTERNLRNLLAGELQAYFKYTRMAQVAKEAGQQPVADIFAATAQNEMEHAIHCFRLQGGLKDIQSSLKAAIRQEHEEAVNIYPEAAKIAEKEGFAKIADFFRKMGKTENTHEDHFARILETLESGGQIKGRTVGHSATYMAQIMLPNQTNPAGNVHGGELMKMMDNAAGVAAARHCNNPVVTAKVDDLQFLVPVKVGDVVILHSRLVFASRSSMTVRVEVEVEKLYTEKRIHALTASFIMVALNKDGGAIEVPPLIISTEEERILFEEAKAEYEARRAGAVPKKEAARG
- the argS gene encoding arginine--tRNA ligase; translated protein: MIRQRITQLLEQAALQAQVEGLIPQVSLPEILLEHPQNPEHGDYAATVALKLARVAKMNPLGIAEAIVKALPPVIEGVDKVTVLRPGFINFVLTRDWLTGHVDEIINQAERYGDSSLGKGSRIQLEFVSVNPTGPLHVGHGRGAVLGSTLARVLSAAGYTVEKEYYINDAGNQIFNFFASLHARYLKVLGQPAQLPEDGYRGEYVIEIAREIVKEKGDRFLKLDPKEAIKTVGRIGFDKVIAAIKDDLKLLDVEFDVWFSEQTLYDSGQFERVLALLKKDNHVEEREGALWFVSTGLGEDKDNVLIRSSGVPTYFAADIAYHHNKFVERGFDRVIDVWGADHQGHVSRMKTAIGALGIDPSRLEILISQMVSLRRGEEVVKVSKRTGQLITLREVVEEVGPDVCRFFFLSRSASSQMDFDLELAKQESMDNPVYYVQYGHARIAGILRLAQEKGLDYTRGDVTLLTDDAELELIKKLILLPEIIELAATGLEPHHLPHYAQDMATAFHNFYEKCRVITEDEPRTLARLKLMEAARIVLAKTLRLMGMNTPERM
- a CDS encoding gamma carbonic anhydrase family protein, with the translated sequence MIEIWDGKAPRIAESAFVHPSAHVIGDVEIGEYTIVFPGAVIRGDVGMIKIGRWVLVEDNCVLHAGSPHEIPTGRYSPLIVGDNVVIGHGAVVHGKRIGNNVLIGTNSCVLEDVEIEEDCLIAAGAVVTATGKVIPARSFLTGVPAKIKGKVPPDQLAWFTDRYEYAVGMVRIMRQAKVM
- the trpS gene encoding tryptophan--tRNA ligase, with translation MKGRVFSGARPTGKQHIGNYLGAIQNYVKLQDDYECIYCIVDIHALTTLEDVSQLQNNIREMMLDWLAAGLDPQKSILFVQSHVPQVMELHTLLSMVTPLSWLLRVPTFKEKARQQPQNVNYGLVGYPVLQTADIVLYKADTVPVGEDQLPHLELAREIVRRFNMLFKPVFPEPQAKLTNYRTVVGLDGASKMSKSLDNHLELAATPEETAKRISGAFTDPERKFRKDPGRPEVCNVYTLHGFYNPDRQEEIGRGCRGAAIGCVDCKKLLAQGINTAMEPFRERRAAFAARSGYVEEVAADGAKRADLIARETLREVKEAMCLL
- a CDS encoding inositol monophosphatase family protein — protein: MKPTHLPTSRSGLDPLSVATQAARDAGDILKSYFSNKKEIQSKGNRNLVTNADLLAEKSVLARLKDEYPEHSILCEESGKSDKSSPYCWIIDPLDGTTNYAFGIPLFAVSIALAYRDVPVVGVVYDPLRNEMFRAEKGKGAFLNDSAISVKREQDLKMKIIGLDLGYDDAKTKELLSKVLSLWSADTTFRITGSSALGLTYVACGRLSVYFHRSLYPWDMAAAMLLIREAGGIATDWQGNPSSVWDGHIFACGDINAHRGVRDILAQSGQG